In Luteolibacter flavescens, one genomic interval encodes:
- a CDS encoding arylsulfatase yields MLRIPALAAIAKVLLSVAFAAGPNVIVVITDDQGYGDISAHGSTKVKTPALDKFRAESTSLDRYYASPTCAPTRAALMTGLHEFRCGVSHTLMGRSLLRPGIPTLPEMFRAAGYRTGIIGKWHLGDAYPCRPEDRGFDDVFVHGGGGIGQTPDYWGNGYFDPMIRRRSGWEKTSGYCTEVFFKEAITWVNERVAAKQPFFLQLATNAPHSPYIPPQKDSKLTGVDAFHAMIEDIDTQFGRLMQALEKSGADKNTIVVFTTDNGSAGAAANAGMKGRKGSPDEGGVRVPCFVRWPGKIGEGRVVRDVTAHLDLLPTLTNLAGVARPEKWTGDGVDLAPALRGEAEFPKNRLLFTQVGRWPGDAAAGRFRAQDFSVRDDRWCLVGLELYDLLADPGQKTDLFPEQPAEAQRLLTAYGRWWEEVLPAVREPVRYVIGAEASPVVRLTAHDWWPSKEADEVRGAETVVTHEQIRTFLRNAQVAGTRNSLPSTSGHWKLEVARDGNYEIAFGLVPPEAPAEDRRAFGRLRPGVAHVRAGQEEAKMMVQEGATLLKVPLDLDAGPLDLEAWFDGQLLNDRILGAFFVSIERKGERKSPKLDLKPRPAN; encoded by the coding sequence ATGCTCCGCATTCCCGCGCTCGCGGCAATCGCAAAGGTCCTGCTGTCGGTCGCGTTTGCGGCCGGGCCGAATGTCATCGTGGTGATCACCGATGACCAGGGCTACGGCGACATCTCCGCACATGGCAGCACGAAGGTGAAGACGCCGGCGCTGGACAAGTTCCGCGCCGAGTCCACGTCGCTCGACCGCTACTATGCCAGCCCGACCTGCGCGCCCACCCGGGCGGCGCTGATGACGGGCCTGCACGAGTTCCGCTGCGGGGTCAGCCATACCCTCATGGGGCGCAGTTTGCTGAGACCGGGCATTCCCACGCTGCCGGAGATGTTCCGCGCTGCGGGATACCGCACGGGGATCATCGGAAAGTGGCACCTCGGGGATGCCTATCCGTGCCGTCCGGAAGACCGTGGCTTCGATGATGTCTTCGTCCACGGCGGCGGGGGCATCGGCCAGACACCGGACTATTGGGGGAATGGCTATTTCGACCCGATGATCCGGCGGCGCTCCGGTTGGGAAAAGACCAGCGGCTATTGCACGGAGGTCTTCTTCAAGGAGGCGATCACCTGGGTGAACGAGCGCGTCGCGGCGAAGCAGCCCTTCTTCCTGCAGCTCGCCACGAATGCGCCGCACTCTCCCTACATCCCTCCGCAGAAGGATTCGAAACTCACCGGAGTGGATGCCTTTCACGCGATGATCGAGGACATCGACACGCAATTCGGCCGGCTGATGCAGGCGCTGGAGAAAAGCGGTGCGGACAAGAACACGATCGTCGTCTTCACGACCGACAACGGTTCGGCGGGAGCGGCGGCGAATGCCGGGATGAAGGGTAGGAAAGGCAGCCCGGATGAAGGGGGCGTGCGCGTGCCTTGCTTCGTGCGCTGGCCCGGGAAAATCGGAGAGGGGAGGGTGGTCCGCGACGTGACCGCCCATCTCGACCTGTTGCCCACCCTGACCAACTTGGCCGGTGTCGCCCGGCCCGAGAAATGGACCGGCGATGGCGTTGACCTCGCGCCTGCGCTGCGGGGAGAGGCTGAGTTTCCGAAGAACCGGCTGCTTTTCACCCAGGTCGGGCGTTGGCCGGGGGATGCTGCCGCCGGGCGATTCCGCGCGCAGGATTTCTCGGTCCGTGACGACCGCTGGTGCCTCGTCGGGCTGGAGCTCTACGACCTGCTGGCAGATCCGGGGCAGAAGACCGACCTCTTCCCGGAGCAGCCCGCGGAGGCGCAGCGACTCCTGACGGCCTACGGACGCTGGTGGGAGGAGGTGCTGCCTGCCGTGCGGGAGCCGGTGCGATACGTGATCGGGGCCGAGGCATCACCGGTGGTCCGGTTGACGGCGCACGATTGGTGGCCGTCGAAGGAGGCTGACGAGGTGCGCGGTGCCGAGACCGTGGTCACCCACGAGCAGATCCGCACCTTTCTGAGAAATGCGCAGGTCGCCGGGACGCGGAATTCTTTACCATCCACCTCCGGCCACTGGAAGCTGGAGGTGGCCCGCGACGGGAACTATGAGATCGCCTTTGGTCTCGTCCCGCCGGAGGCACCGGCAGAGGACCGGCGGGCCTTCGGGCGCTTGCGGCCGGGAGTCGCGCACGTCCGAGCCGGTCAGGAGGAGGCCAAGATGATGGTGCAGGAAGGGGCCACCCTGCTGAAGGTGCCGCTGGACCTGGATGCCGGGCCGCTTGATCTGGAGGCTTGGTTTGACGGGCAGCTTCTCAATGACCGCATCCTCGGAGCCTTTTTCGTTTCCATCGAGCGGAAGGGGGAACGGAAGTCCCCGAAGTTGGATTTGAAACCGCGGCCTGCGAATTGA